A section of the Castanea sativa cultivar Marrone di Chiusa Pesio chromosome 12, ASM4071231v1 genome encodes:
- the LOC142618522 gene encoding uncharacterized protein LOC142618522, with protein sequence MSMGILLAAPFYQMSQPTWSATRLKDMENTHNKCLQALLKSGAERIFEAYRWVQEHRNEFNKEVYGPVLLEGMSEDVSINKFFDEAMMVELAQQSPDLHHAMV encoded by the exons ATGAGCATGGGAATTTTATTGGCCGCACCATTTTATCAGATGTCACAGCCAACATGGAGTGCTACAAG GTTGAAGGATATGGAGAATACACACAACAAATGTCTTCAGGCATTACTGAAATCTGGAGCTGAGAGGATATTTGAGGCTTATCGTTGGGTGCAAGAACATCGCAATGAGTTCAATAAAGAAGTGTATGGTCCTGTTTTGCTTGAG GGAATGAGTGAGGATGTGAGCATTAACAAGTTCTTTGATGAGGCCATGATGGTTGAGCTAGCTCAACAATCACCTGATCTTCATCATGCAATGGTGTGA